In Helianthus annuus cultivar XRQ/B chromosome 9, HanXRQr2.0-SUNRISE, whole genome shotgun sequence, the following are encoded in one genomic region:
- the LOC118482112 gene encoding uncharacterized protein LOC118482112, with the protein MTAAEERANVAVEARDALTSSFNQLEADREWMRSHGIARIVQAIMDAPETAAGLDLVKERARDAGFKAGYSRCVSHMNVMSEGGFTAERSGFRDVDTEGRLNAAIASFYDTSLACVEELDDCLEAVDYVDRLRMLYADAEEEDPAGGAGTSGTK; encoded by the exons ATGACTGCAGCGGAAGAGCGGGCCAATGTTGCCGTTGAGGCTAGAGATGCTctgacctcttcgtttaaccaactggaggctgaccgtgagtggatgcggagtcacggtatcgcgcgt attgttcaggctatcatggatgcaccTGAGACCGCAGCtggtttggacttggtcaaggaacgtgcccgcgatgccggttttaaagctggttacagcCGCTGTGTCAGTCATATGAACGTCATGTCTGAAGGCGGTTTTACTGCAGAGCGATCTGGGTTCCGTGACGTGGACACCGAAGGTCGCCTGAACGCGGCtatagcctccttttatgatacgtcaCTCGCTTGTGTGGAGGAGTTGGACGACTGTTTAGAGGCTGTGGATTATGTAGATCGGCTGCGGATGCTCTATGCCGATGCGGAAGAGGAAGATCCCGCTGGTGGTGCTGGaaccagtggtacaaaatag
- the LOC110876400 gene encoding uncharacterized protein LOC110876400, with amino-acid sequence MSDERLKNQTLVEIEKYLIRNGSSLTRWSTIPYPDYASFAVGNKCLVDEELSFDIPQIQSELVTLKSSLTDEQLSVYNQIMTAVEGDKGGVFFVYGYGGTGKTFLWKTLALSVRSREQIVLNVASSGIASLLMSGGRTAHSRFHIPINLDENSMCHIRPDGAVAYLLKHTRLIIWDEAPMVHRHAFEALDRTFKDVLVDKSNRQSDGLFGGKVIVFGGDFRQILPVIPNGSRQEIVNASLSSSYIWSQCKLLTLTKNMKLTIGALQSRLEETQKFAKWLLDIDEGKVGGDNDGVAIVQIPSDLLITDSFDPIESLIQFVYPSVLERYMDRDYCSEKAILTPKNEVVHEINDRLL; translated from the coding sequence ATGTCGGATGAGAGATTGAAGAACCAAACATTGGTGGAGATTGAAAAGTACCTGATTCGAAATGGTTCGTCATTGACACGATGGTCAACCATTCCTTATCCTGATTATGCTTCCTTTGCTGTTGGAAACAAATGTTTGGTTGACGAAGAACTATCTTTTGATATTCCTCAGATTCAGAGCGAGTTAGTTACTCTAAAATCTTCACTGACTGATGAACAACTCTCCGTTTATAATCAAATAATGACAGCCGTCGAAGGTGACAAAGGAGGTGTATTTTTTGTTTACGGATATGGAGGCACAGGTAAGACATTTTTGTGGAAGACGTTAGCCTTATCTGTTAGGTCTAGAGAGCAGATTGTTTTAAATGTTGCTTCCAGTGGTATTGCTTCGTTACTAATGTCAGGAGGTAGAACGGCCCATTCTAGATTTCACATCCCCATAAATTTAGATGAGAATTCTATGTGTCACATAAGGCCTGATGGTGCTGTAGCTTACTTACTTAAGCATACTAGGTTGATTATATGGGATGAAGCACCCATGGTACACAGACATGCGTTCGAAGCTTTAGACAGAACATTTAAAGATGTGTTGGTCGATAAAAGCAATCGTCAGTCGGATGGTTTGTTTGGAGGTAAAGTAATCGTGTTTGGTGGTGATTTTAGACAAATTCTTCCAGTTATTCCAAACGGAAGTAGGCAAGAAATTGTGAATGCTTCGTTGAGTTCATCGTATATATGGTCCCAATGTAAATTACTTACTTTGACCAAAAACATGAAATTGACTATCGGTGCTTTACAATCTAGATTGGAGGAGACACAGAAATTTGCCAAATGGCTTCTCGATATTGACGAGGGTAAAGTTGGAGGGGACAACGATGGTGTGGCAATTGTACAAATACCTTCTGATCTTCTAATCACAGATTCTTTTGATCCCATTGAAAGCTTGATTCAATTTGTATATCCATCGGTTTTAGAAAGATATATGGATCGAGATTATTGTTCTGAAAAGGCGATTCTGACACCAAAAAATGAGGTCGTACATGAAATAAATGATCGATTGTTATAG